The Flavobacterium commune genome contains a region encoding:
- a CDS encoding YceD family protein, producing MNRTKEFLIPFVGLKLGKHHFEYQISNAFFENFEYDEFQNSDIKVAVVLEKKSNMLELNFKHKGTVNVPCDLTGEDFDLPIKGKMKLIVRFGEVFNNDNEELLILPFGEFEIDIAQYIYEMIALSVPLKRVHPGVKDGSLKTEALEKLNKLQVKEVDEKENKEENIDPRWDKLKQLLTDK from the coding sequence ATGAATAGGACAAAAGAATTTTTAATTCCTTTCGTAGGCTTAAAGCTAGGGAAACATCATTTTGAGTATCAAATAAGTAATGCGTTCTTTGAGAACTTTGAGTATGATGAATTTCAAAATTCGGATATCAAAGTAGCTGTAGTTTTAGAGAAGAAAAGCAATATGCTTGAGTTGAATTTTAAGCACAAGGGGACAGTAAATGTGCCTTGCGACTTGACGGGAGAAGATTTTGATTTGCCAATTAAAGGTAAAATGAAGTTAATTGTTCGTTTTGGGGAAGTGTTTAATAATGACAATGAAGAGTTGTTGATTTTGCCTTTTGGTGAATTTGAGATAGATATAGCACAGTATATCTATGAGATGATTGCGCTTTCGGTTCCTTTAAAACGAGTTCATCCAGGTGTTAAAGACGGAAGTTTGAAAACTGAAGCTTTAGAAAAACTGAATAAATTGCAGGTAAAAGAAGTAGATGAAAAAGAGAATAAAGAAGAGAATATAGACCCGCGTTGGGACAAATTAAAGCAACTATTAACGGATAAATAA
- the rpmF gene encoding 50S ribosomal protein L32, whose product MAHPKRKTSKTRRDKRRTHYKATVAQIATCPITGEAHLYHRAYWHEGKMYYRGQVVIDKSEATFA is encoded by the coding sequence ATGGCACATCCTAAAAGAAAAACCTCGAAAACAAGAAGAGACAAGAGAAGAACACATTATAAAGCTACTGTAGCGCAAATTGCTACTTGTCCTATTACAGGTGAAGCTCACTTATACCACAGAGCTTACTGGCATGAAGGAAAAATGTACTACAGAGGACAAGTGGTTATTGATAAGTCAGAAGCTACTTTTGCATAA
- a CDS encoding beta-ketoacyl-ACP synthase III translates to MNKITAAITAVGAYVPDFVLSNQVLETMVDTNDEWITSRTGIKERRILKDADKGTSFLAIKAAEDLIAKANINPLEIDLVLMATATPDMQVSATGAYVATQIGATNAFAYDLQAACSSFLYGMSTAAAYIESGRYKKVLLIGADKMSSIVDYTDRTTCIIFGDGAGAVLFEPNHEGLGLQDEYLRSDGVGRDFLKIDAGGSLHPTTIQTIEEKRHSIRQDGKTVFKYAVTNMADASEQILKRNNLTNEDVAFLVPHQANKRIIDATAHRMNLEDSKVLMNIERYGNTTSATLPLVLNDFEHLFKKGDTIIFAAFGGGFTWGSIYLKWAYNKQ, encoded by the coding sequence ATGAATAAAATTACGGCCGCAATTACTGCTGTTGGAGCTTATGTTCCTGATTTTGTACTATCAAACCAGGTTCTTGAAACAATGGTTGATACAAACGACGAGTGGATTACTTCGCGTACAGGAATAAAGGAAAGAAGAATTTTGAAAGATGCTGATAAAGGAACTTCTTTTTTAGCCATAAAAGCAGCTGAAGATTTAATTGCTAAAGCAAATATCAATCCTTTAGAAATTGATTTGGTCTTAATGGCAACAGCAACTCCAGATATGCAGGTTTCGGCAACCGGAGCTTATGTGGCTACTCAAATAGGAGCTACAAATGCTTTTGCATATGATTTACAAGCAGCTTGTTCTAGTTTTCTATACGGAATGTCTACGGCTGCTGCTTATATTGAATCAGGAAGATATAAAAAAGTACTATTAATAGGTGCCGATAAAATGTCTTCTATAGTTGATTATACTGACAGAACCACTTGTATTATATTTGGTGATGGAGCAGGAGCTGTACTATTTGAACCTAATCATGAAGGATTAGGATTGCAAGATGAATATTTAAGAAGTGACGGTGTAGGTCGCGATTTCTTGAAAATTGATGCCGGAGGATCACTTCACCCAACAACTATTCAAACAATTGAAGAGAAAAGACACAGTATAAGACAAGATGGGAAAACGGTATTTAAATATGCTGTGACCAATATGGCTGATGCTAGTGAGCAAATCTTGAAAAGAAACAACCTGACTAACGAGGATGTTGCCTTTTTAGTGCCACATCAGGCAAATAAACGAATTATAGATGCTACTGCACACAGAATGAATCTGGAGGACTCTAAGGTTTTAATGAATATCGAAAGATATGGAAATACTACATCAGCAACCTTACCTCTGGTTTTAAATGATTTTGAACATTTGTTTAAAAAAGGAGATACCATTATTTTTGCTGCATTTGGAGGAGGATTCACTTGGGGGTCTATTTATCTGAAATGGGCATATAACAAACAATAA
- the accB gene encoding acetyl-CoA carboxylase biotin carboxyl carrier protein, which yields MDLKEIQNLIKFVSNSGVAEVKLEMDDVKITIRTTLETAAPEPTYVQQLPAQAPVQQIIATPAAPAAAAPVAAAPATDDSKYITIKSPMIGTFYRKPSPDKPMFVEVGSSIAKGDVLCVVEAMKLFNEIESEVSGKIVKILVDDMSPVEFDQPLFLVDPS from the coding sequence ATGGATTTAAAAGAAATTCAGAACCTAATTAAATTTGTATCTAATTCTGGCGTTGCTGAAGTTAAGTTAGAAATGGACGATGTAAAAATTACCATTAGAACTACTTTAGAAACCGCTGCTCCAGAACCGACTTATGTACAACAGTTGCCTGCTCAGGCTCCGGTACAACAAATTATAGCAACTCCTGCTGCGCCTGCCGCTGCTGCGCCTGTTGCTGCTGCTCCAGCTACTGATGATTCTAAATATATCACTATTAAGTCACCAATGATTGGTACTTTCTACAGAAAACCATCCCCAGACAAACCAATGTTTGTTGAAGTAGGTAGTTCTATTGCTAAAGGAGATGTACTTTGTGTAGTTGAGGCAATGAAATTATTTAACGAAATCGAATCTGAAGTTTCTGGAAAAATCGTTAAAATATTAGTTGATGATATGTCTCCAGTTGAATTTGATCAACCATTATTCTTAGTAGATCCATCATAA
- the accC gene encoding acetyl-CoA carboxylase biotin carboxylase subunit, with translation MFKKILVANRGEIALRVIRTCKEMGIKTVAVYSTADAESLHVKFADEAVCIGPAPSNLSYLKMSNIIAAAEITNADAIHPGYGFLSENSKFSKICQEHGIKFIGAAPEMIDRMGDKASAKSTMIEAGVPCVPGSEGILESFEQAQIVAKEIGYPVMMKATAGGGGKGMRAIWKEEDLHKAWESARQEAAAAFGNDGMYMEKLIEEPRHIEIQVVGDAYGKACHLSERDCSVQRRHQKLTEETPSPFMTDELRQRMGEAAVKAAEYIKYEGAGTVEFLVDKHRNFYFMEMNTRIQVEHPITEQVIDYDLIREQIMVAAGIPISGKNYLPQLHAIECRINAEDPYNDFRPSPGKITTLHMPGGHGVRLDTHVYSGYTIPPNYDSMIAKLITTAQSREEAISKMRRALDEFVIEGIKTTIPFHRQLMDDPRYIAGDYTTAFMDSFKMNEPE, from the coding sequence ATGTTTAAAAAAATATTAGTTGCAAATAGGGGAGAAATTGCACTTCGTGTAATTAGAACGTGTAAAGAAATGGGCATCAAAACGGTAGCAGTTTATTCTACTGCCGATGCAGAAAGTTTACATGTGAAATTTGCTGATGAAGCAGTTTGTATCGGACCGGCTCCAAGTAATCTTTCTTATTTGAAAATGTCAAATATTATTGCCGCAGCCGAGATTACAAATGCTGATGCCATACATCCGGGTTATGGATTCCTTTCTGAAAATTCTAAATTTTCAAAAATTTGTCAAGAACACGGAATTAAGTTCATTGGAGCAGCTCCTGAGATGATTGACAGAATGGGAGATAAGGCTTCTGCAAAATCAACTATGATTGAAGCTGGTGTTCCTTGTGTTCCGGGTTCTGAAGGAATTTTAGAATCTTTTGAACAAGCACAAATAGTAGCTAAAGAAATAGGATATCCTGTTATGATGAAAGCTACTGCCGGTGGTGGTGGAAAAGGAATGCGTGCTATCTGGAAAGAAGAAGATCTTCACAAAGCTTGGGAAAGTGCTCGTCAGGAAGCAGCGGCTGCTTTTGGAAATGACGGTATGTACATGGAAAAATTAATTGAAGAACCACGTCATATCGAAATCCAGGTTGTAGGAGATGCTTATGGAAAAGCTTGTCATCTTTCTGAAAGAGATTGTTCTGTACAGAGACGTCACCAAAAATTAACTGAAGAAACTCCTTCTCCATTTATGACAGACGAATTGCGTCAGAGAATGGGAGAAGCAGCAGTAAAAGCAGCTGAATATATTAAATATGAAGGTGCTGGTACAGTTGAGTTCTTAGTGGATAAACACCGTAATTTCTATTTCATGGAAATGAATACGCGTATCCAGGTGGAACACCCAATCACCGAACAAGTTATTGATTACGATTTGATTCGTGAGCAAATTATGGTAGCAGCAGGAATTCCGATTTCTGGTAAAAACTACTTGCCACAATTGCACGCTATCGAATGTCGTATCAATGCCGAAGATCCATACAATGATTTTAGACCTTCGCCAGGAAAAATTACTACATTACACATGCCGGGTGGTCATGGAGTTCGTTTAGATACTCACGTATATTCAGGTTATACAATTCCACCAAATTACGATTCGATGATTGCTAAATTGATTACTACTGCCCAATCTCGTGAGGAGGCAATCAGTAAAATGAGAAGAGCCTTAGACGAATTCGTAATCGAAGGTATCAAAACAACTATTCCTTTTCACAGACAATTAATGGATGACCCACGTTATATTGCGGGAGATTATACTACTGCTTTTATGGATTCTTTCAAAATGAACGAACCGGAATAA
- a CDS encoding sigma-54-dependent transcriptional regulator, whose protein sequence is MSKILIVEDDISFCKLLEKFLSKNAYTVNLSFSAAEARLAIQKENFDLILTDLRLPDADGIDLLTEIKTDYPAIPVILMTGYSEVSTAVKAIKNGASDYISKPFNPDEVLAVISNALVSEKTTTIPQKKNDKVVKEVAASGYVQGISAASKKLSEHIKLVSPTDMSVLIIGESGTGKEIIAKSIHQQSRRKQNNFIAVDCGAIPKELAASEFFGHLKGSFTGAISDKTGYFEAANGGTLFLDEIGNLSYENQIQLLRALQERKIKPVGSNKEIEVDIRIITATNEDLREAVKNGDFREDLYHRINEFSIHSPSLTEREEDLILFAEFFLDKANVQLHKDVIGFSKEVVTIFQNYSWPGNLRELQNCVKRATLLTQGDFIESSVLPLEFFNQNELKAEQFSLSENEKEAIENALAKTKNNKSEAAKLLKITRKTLYNKLKLYDIN, encoded by the coding sequence ATGTCGAAGATTTTAATTGTTGAAGATGATATTTCGTTTTGCAAATTATTAGAAAAGTTTCTAAGCAAAAATGCTTATACCGTTAATCTAAGTTTTTCGGCTGCCGAAGCACGATTGGCAATTCAAAAAGAAAATTTCGATTTGATTTTGACCGATTTGCGTTTGCCGGATGCCGATGGAATTGATTTGTTGACTGAGATTAAAACCGATTATCCTGCCATTCCTGTGATTTTGATGACAGGTTATTCGGAGGTGAGTACAGCCGTAAAAGCCATAAAAAATGGGGCTTCTGATTATATTTCGAAACCTTTTAATCCTGACGAAGTTTTAGCCGTTATCAGCAATGCATTAGTTTCAGAAAAAACAACAACTATTCCCCAAAAGAAAAATGATAAAGTAGTTAAAGAAGTTGCCGCGAGCGGATATGTTCAGGGAATTTCGGCAGCTTCTAAGAAATTATCTGAACACATCAAGTTAGTAAGTCCAACTGATATGTCGGTTTTAATCATTGGCGAAAGCGGAACAGGAAAAGAAATAATTGCTAAAAGTATACATCAACAAAGCCGTAGAAAACAGAATAATTTTATAGCGGTCGATTGTGGTGCTATACCAAAAGAATTAGCTGCAAGTGAATTTTTTGGACATTTAAAAGGTTCTTTTACCGGAGCAATTTCAGATAAGACAGGTTATTTTGAAGCTGCCAATGGTGGAACTCTTTTTCTGGATGAAATAGGAAATCTGTCGTATGAAAACCAAATTCAATTATTGCGTGCACTGCAGGAAAGAAAAATAAAACCCGTGGGGAGTAATAAAGAAATTGAAGTTGATATTCGAATAATTACGGCGACCAATGAAGATTTGCGCGAAGCAGTCAAAAATGGTGATTTCAGAGAAGACTTATACCACCGAATAAATGAATTTTCTATTCATTCGCCTTCGCTTACTGAAAGAGAAGAAGATCTAATTCTTTTTGCAGAATTTTTTCTGGATAAAGCCAATGTGCAGTTACATAAAGATGTTATTGGTTTTTCTAAGGAAGTGGTGACGATTTTTCAAAATTATTCCTGGCCTGGAAATTTAAGGGAATTACAAAACTGTGTAAAACGGGCTACTCTGTTGACTCAGGGCGATTTTATTGAAAGTAGTGTTTTGCCTTTAGAGTTTTTTAATCAAAACGAATTGAAAGCAGAGCAGTTTTCATTATCCGAAAATGAAAAAGAAGCCATAGAAAATGCTTTGGCTAAAACAAAAAATAACAAATCGGAAGCGGCAAAATTGCTCAAAATTACCCGAAAGACCTTGTACAATAAATTAAAATTGTACGATATTAATTAA
- a CDS encoding ATP-binding response regulator — MSNKNSNIPVKVFISYILLVALVTSVGWILYSENRDYSKIENKIAFEKNKVLKISQLFSNVYKTENLARKTIQSNSETDYKNYIQETDSLQKRIGSLKKTLSSDYQIKLLDSVMILLTEKTQNIKQLKAIKNKTSDEASVNEAIEELTQLEFSLSKLKLEDFTKNPENLSPYQRKVLQNYVDYLNQNIPDDTSNTLTKKETDSILAASKRLLSKVKLETEKKKESLNIQESKLLTNELLISDQLRKVLRIIEQEILTSSIKNNTEKEKSLKKINQIVTYAAILGLLLTVFFSVLIANDFSKTQLYKKQLEIANFKTQNLLKSREQLISTVSHDLKTPLSTIVGYAELLGNSTLSSKQSYFTNNIKNSSEYISRLVQDLLDFSQIEAGKINLERKPFSLAETIKEVAKNIQSVYPQKDIELIIVIDQKLNKPIIGDAFRLKQLLINIIGNAYKFTTEGYIKIDAKLNSDQNKAFISIEDSGIGIEKSSQELIFEEFAQANETIEKNYGGTGLGLAISKKIAALLDGELYLKNSSKKGSCFEIELAITFDTQKETHKPATSIYTPSLTDKTIVVVDDDPDLLQLTTEVLKQHYRVISFSNAEQALQSLNSEYFDLLITDIQMPIKDGFEFIKELQKKKNYNYNNQPLIAVTGRTDLKDEIYSQAGFIAVLKKPFTPSILLQTIDAVFNKTSLPIQETAVTAITNQEKLFSLDSLKLFLKNDKDALKTVVQSFINSTNSNLFILENTIQTLEHEKIKEVAHKMAPMFKQIEATEIAAILKKLESEEYNETELTTLFLDLKSKVRSLLIILEDSI; from the coding sequence ATGAGCAACAAAAACAGTAATATTCCTGTAAAAGTATTTATCAGTTACATTCTACTTGTGGCACTTGTAACCAGTGTGGGCTGGATTTTGTATTCTGAAAACAGGGATTATTCAAAAATTGAAAACAAAATTGCTTTCGAAAAAAACAAGGTGCTAAAAATAAGCCAACTCTTTTCGAATGTATATAAAACGGAGAATTTAGCCCGAAAAACCATTCAATCTAATTCAGAAACCGACTATAAAAACTACATTCAGGAAACCGATTCTTTGCAAAAGAGAATTGGCTCCTTAAAAAAAACACTTTCGAGTGACTATCAAATCAAATTATTAGATAGTGTAATGATTTTGCTTACCGAAAAAACGCAAAATATTAAACAACTCAAAGCCATAAAAAACAAAACTTCTGATGAAGCTTCAGTTAACGAAGCCATCGAAGAACTAACCCAATTGGAATTTTCGCTTAGCAAATTAAAACTGGAAGATTTCACCAAAAACCCCGAAAATCTGAGCCCTTACCAACGCAAAGTTTTACAAAACTACGTTGACTATCTCAATCAGAATATTCCTGATGACACCAGCAATACGCTAACAAAAAAAGAAACCGATTCTATTTTAGCCGCTTCTAAACGATTGCTTAGTAAAGTAAAACTCGAAACCGAAAAGAAAAAAGAATCCTTAAATATCCAGGAAAGCAAGTTACTTACTAATGAACTTTTAATTTCAGATCAACTTAGAAAAGTACTACGAATTATCGAGCAGGAAATCCTGACTTCATCAATAAAAAACAACACCGAAAAAGAAAAATCACTAAAAAAAATCAATCAGATTGTAACTTATGCCGCCATTTTAGGTTTATTGCTCACTGTTTTTTTCTCGGTACTAATTGCCAATGATTTTTCGAAAACACAGCTGTATAAAAAACAACTCGAAATTGCCAATTTTAAAACTCAAAACCTATTAAAAAGCAGGGAACAACTTATTTCGACCGTTAGTCACGACCTAAAAACCCCATTAAGTACCATTGTGGGTTATGCTGAACTTTTAGGTAATTCAACCTTAAGCAGTAAACAATCCTATTTTACCAATAACATCAAAAACTCTTCGGAATACATTTCCAGATTAGTTCAGGATTTATTAGACTTTTCGCAAATAGAAGCCGGAAAAATCAACTTAGAAAGAAAGCCTTTTTCATTAGCCGAAACCATTAAAGAAGTAGCGAAAAACATTCAATCGGTTTACCCGCAGAAAGACATTGAACTTATAATTGTAATAGACCAAAAACTCAATAAACCTATCATAGGTGATGCTTTCAGGCTCAAACAACTTTTAATAAATATTATTGGCAATGCCTATAAATTTACTACTGAAGGCTATATAAAAATAGATGCGAAGTTAAATTCAGATCAGAATAAAGCATTTATAAGCATTGAAGACTCAGGCATTGGAATAGAGAAATCCAGTCAGGAATTAATCTTTGAAGAATTTGCCCAGGCAAACGAAACCATCGAAAAAAATTATGGTGGCACAGGTCTGGGATTAGCTATATCTAAAAAAATAGCTGCTCTTTTAGATGGAGAATTGTATTTGAAAAACAGCTCTAAAAAAGGAAGTTGTTTTGAAATTGAATTGGCTATAACTTTTGATACACAAAAAGAAACTCATAAACCAGCAACTTCAATTTATACACCCTCACTAACTGATAAAACCATAGTGGTAGTAGATGATGATCCCGATTTATTACAACTTACCACCGAAGTTTTAAAACAACATTACAGGGTTATTTCTTTTTCTAATGCCGAACAGGCCTTACAAAGCCTAAATTCTGAATATTTTGACCTGCTGATTACCGATATTCAAATGCCAATAAAGGACGGTTTTGAATTTATCAAAGAATTACAAAAGAAGAAAAACTACAACTATAACAACCAACCTTTGATTGCTGTAACCGGAAGAACCGATTTAAAAGATGAAATATATAGCCAGGCAGGATTTATTGCCGTACTTAAAAAACCCTTTACTCCTAGCATTCTCCTGCAAACCATAGATGCCGTTTTTAATAAAACATCGCTGCCTATTCAAGAAACTGCGGTTACAGCTATTACAAATCAAGAGAAACTTTTCTCTCTTGATTCTTTAAAATTATTTTTAAAGAACGACAAAGACGCATTAAAAACGGTAGTACAATCTTTTATAAACTCTACTAATTCGAATCTTTTTATTCTTGAAAACACTATTCAAACTTTAGAACATGAAAAAATAAAAGAAGTAGCTCATAAAATGGCCCCTATGTTCAAACAAATTGAAGCTACTGAAATTGCCGCAATTCTAAAAAAACTAGAATCGGAAGAATACAACGAAACCGAATTAACAACTCTGTTTTTAGATTTAAAATCTAAAGTTAGAAGCTTATTAATTATCCTTGAGGATAGCATTTAA
- a CDS encoding S9 family peptidase: MTQHRMTAHLLWQLGRITALGFCKDKQNIVYKVSTPSVEENKQNTKHYYIPIEGGNPIEIEKTDGILVNKNQSPDGKYLLSHQEVKLQNVLGKDFYPELEKAEVQIYDSLNYRHWDTWNEGKFNHVFYKENKEDATQIDIMKDELFDCPQKPFGDDEDYIWSPDSKSILYVSKKKTGTEYAISTNSNIFQYELATAKTTNLTEENLGYDVAPQFSKSGILAWLQMHRDGYEADKNDIIILFQGIKTNLTAHWDGTVDSFIWSEDSQKIYFIAPIDGTKQLFEIHLPELTKMLPQINQITDGYFDITKLIGLNNNKILVSREDTNHAAEIFSYDLMEKNWQQLTNINTEIYQSLALSKTEKRYVTTTDGKKMLVWVIFPPDFDASKKYPTLLYCQGGPQSALSQFYSFRWNFQLMAANDYIIVAPNRRGMPGHGVEWNEQISKDWGGQVMNDYLSAIDDVSKESYVDSNRLGCIGASYGGYSAFYLAGIHQNRFKTFIAHDGVFNTQSMFGTTEEIFFNNWDFGGAYWEKDNAVAQKAYNEFNPINLINNWNTPILIIQGGKDFRVPIGQAQEAFQAAQLRGIKSRFLYFPDENHWVLNPQNAQVWQKEFFKWLKETL, encoded by the coding sequence ATGACACAACATAGAATGACAGCCCATTTGCTATGGCAATTAGGAAGAATAACAGCACTTGGATTTTGTAAAGACAAACAAAATATTGTTTACAAAGTCAGCACCCCTTCGGTTGAAGAAAACAAACAAAACACAAAACATTATTATATTCCAATAGAAGGCGGAAATCCCATTGAAATTGAAAAAACCGATGGCATTTTAGTAAACAAAAATCAATCTCCTGATGGTAAATACCTGCTTTCGCATCAGGAAGTAAAATTACAGAATGTTTTAGGTAAAGATTTTTATCCTGAATTAGAAAAAGCCGAAGTTCAAATTTATGATTCCTTGAATTACCGCCACTGGGACACTTGGAACGAAGGCAAATTCAATCATGTTTTTTATAAAGAAAATAAAGAAGATGCTACGCAAATTGACATCATGAAAGACGAACTTTTTGATTGTCCACAAAAACCTTTTGGTGATGATGAAGATTACATTTGGTCGCCCGACAGTAAAAGCATTCTTTATGTATCAAAGAAAAAAACAGGCACCGAATATGCTATTTCTACTAATAGTAACATTTTTCAATACGAACTGGCAACAGCAAAAACCACTAATCTTACCGAAGAAAATTTAGGTTATGATGTTGCTCCGCAATTTTCAAAATCAGGAATTTTGGCTTGGTTACAAATGCATCGCGATGGTTACGAAGCCGATAAAAATGACATTATAATTCTTTTTCAAGGAATAAAAACCAACCTCACTGCACACTGGGACGGAACTGTGGATAGTTTTATTTGGAGCGAAGACAGTCAAAAGATTTACTTTATTGCTCCAATTGATGGCACCAAACAATTATTTGAAATTCATTTGCCCGAACTTACGAAGATGCTGCCTCAAATAAATCAAATTACCGATGGATACTTTGACATTACTAAACTTATTGGTTTAAACAACAATAAAATTCTCGTTTCCAGAGAAGACACCAACCATGCAGCAGAAATTTTCTCTTATGATTTAATGGAGAAAAATTGGCAACAATTAACCAATATCAACACAGAAATTTATCAGTCTTTAGCTTTAAGCAAAACCGAAAAAAGATACGTAACTACCACCGACGGAAAGAAAATGTTGGTTTGGGTAATTTTCCCGCCTGATTTCGATGCTTCTAAAAAATACCCCACCTTACTTTATTGCCAGGGTGGGCCGCAATCTGCCTTGAGCCAATTTTATTCATTCAGATGGAATTTTCAATTAATGGCGGCCAATGATTATATTATTGTAGCGCCTAACCGCCGTGGAATGCCGGGTCACGGAGTAGAATGGAACGAACAAATCAGTAAAGACTGGGGCGGTCAGGTTATGAACGATTATCTTTCGGCTATTGATGATGTTTCCAAAGAATCTTATGTTGATTCTAACCGATTGGGCTGTATTGGAGCGAGTTACGGCGGTTATTCTGCTTTTTATTTGGCTGGAATACATCAAAATCGTTTCAAAACTTTCATTGCTCACGATGGCGTTTTTAATACCCAAAGTATGTTTGGAACTACTGAAGAAATATTCTTCAACAACTGGGATTTTGGCGGAGCTTACTGGGAAAAAGACAATGCTGTTGCTCAAAAAGCCTACAACGAATTCAATCCGATAAATTTAATCAACAACTGGAATACGCCTATATTGATTATTCAGGGAGGAAAAGATTTCCGAGTTCCTATTGGTCAGGCTCAGGAAGCCTTTCAGGCAGCACAATTACGCGGGATTAAAAGTCGTTTTCTCTATTTTCCTGACGAAAACCATTGGGTTCTCAACCCGCAAAATGCACAGGTTTGGCAAAAAGAATTCTTTAAATGGCTGAAAGAAACTTTATAA
- the mtgA gene encoding monofunctional biosynthetic peptidoglycan transglycosylase — translation MATKITSNSSGKRPVKKQSQGFMARLRVFLFKIILWFIGLSLFSVVFFKFVPVPFTPLMVIRAIENKVAGKPVYFSHDWEPLENISVNLQKAVIASEDGLFLTHNGFDFRAMQKAYKNNERGRRIKGGSTISQQTAKNVFLWQGRSYIRKGLEAYFTVLIELIWGKERIMEVYLNSIEMGNGVYGAQAAAEHWYRKDAANLTRKQAAGIAAILPNPRKYTATSSSSYINRRKDKIMRVMRTVGKIEY, via the coding sequence ATGGCAACAAAAATCACTTCCAATTCCTCAGGTAAAAGACCCGTAAAAAAACAATCTCAAGGTTTTATGGCTCGATTGAGAGTGTTTTTGTTCAAAATAATTCTATGGTTTATTGGACTTTCTTTGTTTTCTGTTGTCTTTTTTAAATTTGTTCCGGTGCCATTTACTCCCTTGATGGTTATCCGCGCAATAGAAAATAAAGTGGCTGGTAAACCGGTTTATTTTAGTCATGACTGGGAACCTTTAGAGAATATTTCAGTCAATTTACAAAAAGCAGTTATTGCCAGCGAAGACGGTTTGTTTTTAACACATAATGGTTTTGATTTTAGAGCCATGCAAAAAGCTTATAAAAACAACGAAAGAGGTCGAAGAATAAAAGGCGGAAGTACCATTTCACAGCAAACGGCCAAAAATGTATTTCTGTGGCAGGGCCGAAGCTATATAAGGAAAGGTTTAGAGGCGTATTTTACGGTTTTGATTGAGTTGATTTGGGGAAAAGAACGCATTATGGAAGTGTATCTTAATAGTATAGAAATGGGTAATGGCGTTTATGGAGCTCAGGCCGCCGCAGAACATTGGTATCGAAAAGATGCTGCCAATTTAACGCGAAAACAGGCAGCCGGAATTGCTGCTATCTTGCCAAATCCCAGAAAATATACTGCAACCAGTTCGTCTTCTTATATCAATCGAAGAAAAGATAAAATTATGCGTGTGATGCGTACCGTTGGAAAAATTGAATATTAG